One window from the genome of Streptomyces sp. NBC_00287 encodes:
- a CDS encoding DUF1396 domain-containing protein — MGLSVRRSARTRTIGAGLAAVALTAGAVSCSKGEAEQSPKMTPAAAVAKAAKNADDITSLQYRMTGEVPEQGRVKAEAAMRMKPDVAMSMKMTALDEGADGSFEIRLVDKAMYIGGNAEMAKEMDGKSWMKFDMSALGENSVGGGGTPGAGQAEQNPAAESTFLTGAKDVKKIGTEKVDGVETTHYQGTVTLDTLRDSFKDEDKDTREKREKSIEQYEEMGVDELTMDMWVDGEDHTKQFRMKGDADKGRLDLTVTFLDYNKPVTVKAPPAKDTFDLAEMMKELESS, encoded by the coding sequence ATGGGGCTTTCTGTACGACGTTCCGCGCGCACTCGCACGATCGGGGCCGGGCTCGCCGCCGTGGCTCTCACCGCCGGCGCGGTCAGCTGTTCCAAGGGGGAGGCCGAACAGTCGCCGAAGATGACGCCCGCGGCGGCCGTGGCCAAGGCGGCGAAGAACGCGGACGACATCACCTCCCTGCAGTACCGCATGACGGGCGAGGTGCCGGAGCAGGGGCGGGTCAAGGCGGAGGCCGCCATGCGGATGAAGCCCGATGTCGCCATGAGCATGAAAATGACGGCGCTCGACGAAGGGGCGGACGGCTCCTTCGAGATCCGGCTCGTCGACAAGGCCATGTACATCGGTGGGAACGCCGAGATGGCCAAGGAGATGGACGGCAAGAGCTGGATGAAGTTCGACATGTCCGCGCTCGGGGAGAACTCGGTCGGCGGAGGAGGTACTCCCGGCGCCGGCCAGGCCGAGCAGAACCCGGCGGCCGAGTCTACGTTCCTCACCGGCGCCAAGGACGTGAAGAAGATCGGCACCGAGAAGGTCGACGGCGTCGAGACGACCCACTACCAGGGCACCGTCACCCTCGACACGCTCCGGGACTCCTTCAAGGACGAGGACAAGGACACGCGCGAGAAGCGCGAGAAGAGCATCGAGCAGTACGAGGAGATGGGCGTCGACGAGCTCACGATGGACATGTGGGTCGACGGCGAGGACCACACCAAGCAGTTCCGGATGAAGGGCGACGCCGACAAGGGCCGACTCGATCTGACGGTGACCTTCCTCGACTACAACAAGCCGGTGACCGTGAAGGCCCCGCCCGCCAAGGACACCTTCGACCTGGCCGAGATGATGAAGGAACTCGAGAGCAGCTGA
- the rplL gene encoding 50S ribosomal protein L7/L12, producing the protein MTLIQLSEFVKAFEEKFDVTAAAAVAVAGPAGPAAPAEQAEEKDEFDVILTGAGDKKIQVIKVVRELTSLGLKEAKDLVDGAPKPVLEKVAKDAAEKAAESLKGAGASVEVK; encoded by the coding sequence ATGACCCTGATCCAGCTCTCCGAGTTCGTGAAGGCGTTCGAGGAGAAGTTCGACGTCACCGCCGCCGCCGCGGTTGCCGTCGCGGGCCCGGCCGGTCCGGCCGCCCCGGCCGAGCAGGCCGAGGAGAAGGACGAGTTCGACGTCATCCTCACCGGTGCCGGCGACAAGAAGATCCAGGTCATCAAGGTCGTGCGTGAGCTCACCTCCCTGGGCCTCAAGGAGGCCAAGGACCTCGTGGACGGCGCCCCGAAGCCCGTTCTCGAGAAGGTTGCCAAGGACGCCGCCGAGAAGGCCGCCGAGTCCCTCAAGGGCGCCGGCGCCTCCGTCGAGGTCAAGTAA
- the rplJ gene encoding 50S ribosomal protein L10: MARPDKAAAVAELTDKFRSSNAAVLTEYRGLTVAQLKTLRRSLGENAQYAVVKNTLTKIAANEAGITLDDQLFAGPTAVAFVTGDPVESAKGLRDFAKDNPNLIIKGGVLDGKALSADEIKKLADLESREVLLAKLAGAMKGKQTQAAQLFQALPSKLVRTVDALRAKQDEQGGAE, encoded by the coding sequence ATGGCGAGGCCCGACAAGGCTGCCGCGGTTGCCGAGCTGACGGACAAGTTCCGCAGCTCCAACGCCGCCGTGCTGACCGAGTACCGCGGTCTCACCGTGGCGCAGCTCAAGACGCTGCGTCGTTCGCTCGGTGAGAACGCCCAGTACGCCGTGGTGAAGAACACGCTGACCAAGATTGCGGCCAACGAGGCCGGGATCACGCTGGACGACCAGCTCTTCGCTGGTCCGACTGCCGTCGCCTTCGTCACCGGTGACCCGGTGGAGTCGGCGAAGGGTCTTCGTGACTTCGCCAAGGACAACCCGAACCTCATCATCAAGGGCGGTGTCCTTGACGGCAAGGCGCTGTCCGCCGATGAGATCAAGAAGCTTGCGGACCTCGAGTCCCGCGAGGTTCTGCTCGCCAAGCTGGCGGGCGCCATGAAGGGCAAGCAGACGCAGGCTGCTCAGCTCTTCCAGGCGCTCCCGTCGAAGCTCGTCCGCACCGTGGACGCGCTTCGCGCCAAGCAGGACGAGCAGGGCGGTGCCGAGTAA